A window of Primulina tabacum isolate GXHZ01 chromosome 4, ASM2559414v2, whole genome shotgun sequence contains these coding sequences:
- the LOC142541609 gene encoding uncharacterized protein LOC142541609 encodes MNKMEPTLEELVNMLVTFESTIKKEKPVLFVGSSSGTKTGPPGKGKKRSFQRPKKSVPLKRQTPGPVVAATPVKAEKTVDICHHCKKPGHWRRNCREYLAQKSSGNGDGKK; translated from the exons atgaacaagatggagccgacccttgaggagttggtgaacatgcttgtgacctttgagtccaccatcaagaaagagaagccggttctttttgtgggctcttcatctggtacgaagaccggtccacctgggaaaggaaagaagcgttctttccaacgtcccaagaagagcgtgcccttgaagaggcagactccgggtcccgtagtggcagccacaccagtgaaggctgaaaagactgttgacatctgtcatcactgcaagaagcctggacattggaggcgtaactgcagggaatatcttgcccagaagagttctggaaacg gtgatgggaagaagtag